The Thermogemmatispora onikobensis DNA segment ACGGGCATCATTCGCTACAGCCAGGACCCGGTGGTAGCAGTGATTGACAGCACCCGCGCGGGCCAGGATGCCGCCCAGGCTCTGGGTGGAGACCTGGGGCACGGCCTTCCCGTGGTACGAGATATCCACGAAGCCTTGCGCTACCAGCCCACAACGCTCATCATCGGCGTGGCCCCGATCGGGGGTGACCTGCCGCGAACCTGGCGTGCGCAGCTCCTCACTGCCATCGAGGCCGGGCTGGAGATTATCAGTGGCCTCCACTATTTCATCGCCGACGACCCCGAGCTGCGGGCTGCCGCTGAGCGGCGCGGTGTGACCATCTGGGATGTGCGCCGCCCGCCCGACAAGAAAGTCGTGGCGGCCTACAAGCCGCATCGTCCCGGCAGCCACACGGTGCTGACCGTTGGCTCCGACTGCGCCACTGGCAAAATGACCGTTGCTATCGAACTCGATCGCGCCGCCCGCACCCGTGGGCTGAACAGCGCCTTCTTTGCCACGGGACAAACAGGGATTATGATCGCCGGGCGCGGCCTGCCCGTCGACCGCATCATCAGCGATTTCATCGCCGGCATGGTCGAAGAGATGACGCTGGAATTGACGGCCCAACATGATTGGGTCTTTGTGGAGGGTCAGGGTTCGATCAACCACCCCGGCTACTCGCCGGTGACGCTGGGCCTCCTGCACGGCTCGCTCCCCGACGCCATGATCTTTTGTCACCAGGCCGGGGCCACCACGATCGAGGGCTACCCCCATTGCCCATTGCCCCCTCTGCCTCGCCTCATTCAGATGAACGAAGAGGTGGTCAACTGGCTGCATCGCCAGCGCAACAGCAAAGTGGTGGGCATCTCCCTCATCACGCGCGGCCTCTCGCTGCAGCAGGCCGAGGAGGCCATTCGTCGTACCGAAGAT contains these protein-coding regions:
- a CDS encoding DUF1611 domain-containing protein, whose translation is MSRTRRIVIMAEGHFEWHYGKTATGIIRYSQDPVVAVIDSTRAGQDAAQALGGDLGHGLPVVRDIHEALRYQPTTLIIGVAPIGGDLPRTWRAQLLTAIEAGLEIISGLHYFIADDPELRAAAERRGVTIWDVRRPPDKKVVAAYKPHRPGSHTVLTVGSDCATGKMTVAIELDRAARTRGLNSAFFATGQTGIMIAGRGLPVDRIISDFIAGMVEEMTLELTAQHDWVFVEGQGSINHPGYSPVTLGLLHGSLPDAMIFCHQAGATTIEGYPHCPLPPLPRLIQMNEEVVNWLHRQRNSKVVGISLITRGLSLQQAEEAIRRTEDETGLPTTDVVRFGPEKLLTALLQHFSAATS